In Antechinus flavipes isolate AdamAnt ecotype Samford, QLD, Australia chromosome 3, AdamAnt_v2, whole genome shotgun sequence, a genomic segment contains:
- the TFF2 gene encoding trefoil factor 2, which translates to MEPQSPWFLLILFILGLCTGVEGEKPSACQCSRLDPKNRKNCGFPGISGEECFASGCCFDTQVPGVPWCFTPLPKEESEECVMEVKARVNCGYPAISPETCKSRGCCFDDQIPEVPWCFYPLPVNECHY; encoded by the exons ATGGAACCTCAGAGTCCTTGGTTCCTGCTGATTCTCTTTATCCTAGGCCTGTGCACTGGAGTTGAAGGGGAGAAACCAT CTGCATGTCAGTGTTCAAGACTGGACCCAAAGAACAGAAAGAACTGTGGATTCCCAGGGATTTCTGGTGAAGAATGCTTTGCTTCTGGATGTTGTTTTGATACTCAGGTTCCTGGAGTTCCCTGGTGTTTCACTCCTCTGCCAAAGGAAG agtCTGAAGAGTGTGTCATGGAAGTAAAGGCAAGAGTAAATTGTGGATATCCAGCAATTTCCCCTGAGACATGCAAATCACGAGGATGCTGCTTTGATGACCAGATCCCTGAAGTACCTTGGTGTTTCTACCCTCTTCCTGTAAATG aaTGCCATTATTAA